The window tccaactcttgggctcaagcgattctcctgcctccgcctcccaagtagctgggactacaggcgcccgtcacaacacccggctattttttggttgcagccgtcgttgttgtttggcgggcctgggctggattcgaacccaccagcttaggtgtatgtggctggcgccttagccacttgagccacaggcgccggagcccatctttcagttttttattgAGCACACTGGCCACATAACAGTGACGTAAATCTTCTAGTTTAACTACTAAACCACCAATTAATGCTTTATCTTATGTATTTTTTAGGACATTTCTGATTCATTTGCATCTTTGAAGAGCATCTgtagaagaggaaggaaaagatggGTGTGAAAACATTTACTCATAGCTCCTCTTCCCACAGCCAGGAAATGCTTGGAAAGCTAAACATGCTGCGAAATGATGGACATTTCTGTGATATCACTATTCGTGTCCAGGACAAAATCTTCCGGGCACATAAGGTAGTCCTAGCAGCTTGCAGTGATTTCTTTCGCACCAAACTTGTAGGCCAAGCAGAGGATGAGAACAAGAATGTGTTGGACCTGCACCATGTCACAGTGACTGGCTTTATACCCCTCTTAGAATACGCTTACACAGCCACTCTGTCaattaatacagaaaatattATTGATGTCCTAGCTGCAGCTAGCTATATGCAAATGTTTAGTGTTGCCAGCACCTGCTCAGAGTTCATGAAATCAAGCATTTTATGGAATACACCCAACAGCCAACCAGAAAAGGGTCTAGATGCTGGACAAGAAAATAATTCTAACTGCAATTTTACTTCTCGAGACGGAAGCATTTCTCCAGTGTCTTCAGAGTGCAGTGTGGTAGAAAGAGCCATTCCTGTCTGCCGAGAATCCCGGAGAAAGCGCAAAAGCTACATTGTTATGTCTCCTGAAAGTCCTGTAAAGTGTAGCACACAAACAAGTTCACCCCAGGTATTGAATTCTTCAACTTCCTACTCAGAAAATAGAAATCAGCCAGTTGACTCTTCTTTAGCTTTTCCCTGGACTTTTCCTTTTGGAATTGATCGAAGGATTCAGCCTGAGAAGGTTAAGCAGGCAGAAAGTACACGGACTTTAGAATTACCTGGCCCATCTGAGACAGGTAGAAGAATTGCTGATTATGTGACTTGTGAAAGCACAAAAACTACCTTGCCTCTGGGTACAGAAGAAGATGTCCGGGTCAAAGTAGAAAG is drawn from Nycticebus coucang isolate mNycCou1 chromosome 6, mNycCou1.pri, whole genome shotgun sequence and contains these coding sequences:
- the ZBTB44 gene encoding zinc finger and BTB domain-containing protein 44 isoform X4 gives rise to the protein MGVKTFTHSSSSHSQEMLGKLNMLRNDGHFCDITIRVQDKIFRAHKVVLAACSDFFRTKLVGQAEDENKNVLDLHHVTVTGFIPLLEYAYTATLSINTENIIDVLAAASYMQMFSVASTCSEFMKSSILWNTPNSQPEKGLDAGQENNSNCNFTSRDGSISPVSSECSVVERAIPVCRESRRKRKSYIVMSPESPVKCSTQTSSPQVLNSSTSYSENRNQPVDSSLAFPWTFPFGIDRRIQPEKVKQAESTRTLELPGPSETGRRIADYVTCESTKTTLPLGTEEDVRVKVERLSDEEVHEEVSQPVSASQSSLSDQQTVPGSEQVQEDLLISPQSSSIGSVDEGVTEGLPTLQSTSSTNAHADDDDRLESIQYPYQLYIAPSTSSTERPSPNGPDRPFQCPTCGVRFTRIQNLKQHMLIHSGIKPFQCDRCGKKFTRAYSLKMHRLKHEVIS